In Deltaproteobacteria bacterium, the genomic window GCCGAGTCCTAACCAACATTGGAACTAATTCGCTTAAAATTACTCCTGGCTCCGGGCTATACCCCACAGGAGAGATGAGCAACTGCGAATCGAGCTTTTCTTCCGCTGTATTTGCGCGACTTACGTTACCACTACCTAAAACAGTTTCGCCCGCCGCCGAATGAAGAACATCAAAGGGCAACAATACTTTTCGTACGACTATTTGCTTAAGCGCGGAGACGAATTTAGTGTAATACAGAACTACCTCCTGACATCTTCCAGCAATGTAGTCGCCAATTATAGCGCGGCTCATTTCCTCAAACGGCCAAAGCGCGGCGTTTTCAGGAAGGTTCTCGTGCGTGCTAATTACATTCCGGCCCAGCCGAGCTAATGTGCTTACACTCCTCTTGCCAATAGCTACAAACTCGGTCGTCACTCCCGAATCTAGCTCCTGTGCCTCTACCGCCTTTATGACATTGGCGTTATATCCACCACAAAGACCCCTATCGCCAGAAATTACAATTACGCGGCGCACATCTACGCTTTCGGCTTTTTCTAAAAGCGGATGAGTAAATTCACCGCTTAGATCCGCCACCAGTGTATTAACTATGCCATTTAGCCGGTCGCTATAAGCTCTACCACCTTGAGCAGCATCCTGGGCGCGCTTTAGTTTCGCCGCAGCAACTAACTTCATCGCCCTGGTTATTTGGCGCGTATTGTTTACCGAAGTAATGCGCCTGCGAATTTCCTTTAATCCAGCCACCTTTATTGCCCCGCGTTAATTGCCAGCTCGACTTTCTTCCTGCACTACTTGTCGTGGCGTATCACTTACATCGCCTTGGGAGCGGGCACCTAGTTTCGTCGATTTGTCGCCGCTTGCGATAAAATCTCTTGTAAACTCATCCAATGCTTTGCCTAACTCTGCAGCGTGCTCATCCGACATTGCTCCGCTTTGTTTTATGGCAGCAATACTCTTTGGACAATTGGCTAACAGAAACTCGTGCATAGCAGATTCATAAGCCCTTACCTGAGAAACTTCTAGCTTATCGAGAAATCCATTGTTTGCTGCAAAAATAGACAACACTTGCAACTCAACTGGCATTGGTCGGTACTGTGGCTGTTTAAGAATTTCAACCAAACGCTCGCCGCGATCCAACTGAGCTTTTGTCGACGCATCGAGGTCCGAACCAAACTGCGCAAATGCCTGCTTTTCTCGATACTGCGCTAAGTCCAGGCGAAGCGTTCCAGCAACTTTTTTCATCGCCTTTATTTGCGCCGAACCGCCAACGCGAGAAACCGAAAGACCTACGTTAATTGCCGGCCTAACGCCCGAATAAAACAAATCTGATTCTAAGTAGATTTGACCATCCGTAATAGAAATCACGTTAGTAGGAATATAGGCGGAAACGTCCCCCGCCTGCGTTTCAATTATGGGAAGTGCCGTTAAAGAGCCGCCCCCCAGCGCATCGCTTAACTTAGCAGCCCGCTCTAGCAATCGAGAGTGCAGGTAAAACACGTCTCCTGGATAGGCTTCTCGACCCGGTGGCCTTCTTAGCAAGAGCGAAATTGCGCGATAAGCCACTGCGTGCTTTGAGAGATCATCGTAAATGATCAATGCATGCTTGCCGTTATCGCGGAAATACTCCCCCATGGTGCAACCAGAATACGGAGCAATAAAAGAAAGCGGCGCTGGCTCACTAGCCGTAGCTGCAACGATAATGGTGTGATCCATCGCGCCATATTCTTTTAGCTTGCCAACTACTTGAGCAACGCTAGATCTCTTTTGCCCAATGGCTACATAAATGCAAATTACGCCAGTGTCTTTTTGATTGATAATAGTATCTATAGCAACAGCAGTTTTTCCGGTCTGGCGATCGCCAATGATTAGCTCGCGCTGGCCTCTTCCAACTGGAACCATGGAGTCAATAGCTTTAAGGCCAGTTTGTAGCGGCTGATGAACCGACTTTCGCTGCACGATACCTGGAGCCTTTATCTCAATTCTCATACTTGCTTCCGCATCAATAGGGCCCAGTCCATCAATAGGATTGCCCAATGCATCGACTACACGGCCTACAAGTGCCTCGCCCACTGGAACTTCAGCAATTTTACCAGTGCGCTTTACGATAGCTCCTTCCTTAACCAACGACGCTTCACCCATCAACACGGCACCAACGTTGTCTTCTTCGAGGTTGAGCGCCAAACCACTTATACCCCCGGGGAATGCCAATAACTCGCCGGCTGCTACGTTTTGCAATCCGTGGATGCGAGCAATGCCATCTCCCACAGAAATCACTGATCCGACTTCCGCAAGCTCCGTCGCCGCCTCATATCCTCTTATTTGCTCTTGAAGTATTCTGCTTATTTCCTGAGCCTTAATCTTCATTTACGTAAACTACTCCCTATTCACTCTATTACTCGCTCAATAAAAACATTGCACTTGTGGTTTTACTTAACAGCAGCTCCCATCAGCGCGTTCTCCATCCGACTCAACTGACCCGCCAAAGAGCCGTCAATGACGCGCCCACCGTAATTTACGACTAAACCACCTAATAGCTCCGCGTTAATATTCCAAGTAAAACTTGCGGCACCACTTATTTTCTGGCTTAGTTTCCGCTCTATGTCAGCCTTCTCCTCCCCACTTACATCTCGAGCTGTAGAAACCTCCACCTGAACTCTTCCCAATCGATCATCCGCTAACTCAGTAAAACTAACTGCTATATCGGGCAGTATGCTAATTCTTTCCCGTTCAAAGACAGTTCTTATGAACT contains:
- the atpG gene encoding ATP synthase F1 subunit gamma: MAGLKEIRRRITSVNNTRQITRAMKLVAAAKLKRAQDAAQGGRAYSDRLNGIVNTLVADLSGEFTHPLLEKAESVDVRRVIVISGDRGLCGGYNANVIKAVEAQELDSGVTTEFVAIGKRSVSTLARLGRNVISTHENLPENAALWPFEEMSRAIIGDYIAGRCQEVVLYYTKFVSALKQIVVRKVLLPFDVLHSAAGETVLGSGNVSRANTAEEKLDSQLLISPVGYSPEPGVILSELVPMLVRTRLLQAGLEAKASENASRMTAMDSATSNASDLIDKLKLYYNRARQSTITRELIDIVGGAEAIQ
- a CDS encoding F0F1 ATP synthase subunit alpha; translation: MKIKAQEISRILQEQIRGYEAATELAEVGSVISVGDGIARIHGLQNVAAGELLAFPGGISGLALNLEEDNVGAVLMGEASLVKEGAIVKRTGKIAEVPVGEALVGRVVDALGNPIDGLGPIDAEASMRIEIKAPGIVQRKSVHQPLQTGLKAIDSMVPVGRGQRELIIGDRQTGKTAVAIDTIINQKDTGVICIYVAIGQKRSSVAQVVGKLKEYGAMDHTIIVAATASEPAPLSFIAPYSGCTMGEYFRDNGKHALIIYDDLSKHAVAYRAISLLLRRPPGREAYPGDVFYLHSRLLERAAKLSDALGGGSLTALPIIETQAGDVSAYIPTNVISITDGQIYLESDLFYSGVRPAINVGLSVSRVGGSAQIKAMKKVAGTLRLDLAQYREKQAFAQFGSDLDASTKAQLDRGERLVEILKQPQYRPMPVELQVLSIFAANNGFLDKLEVSQVRAYESAMHEFLLANCPKSIAAIKQSGAMSDEHAAELGKALDEFTRDFIASGDKSTKLGARSQGDVSDTPRQVVQEESRAGN
- the atpH gene encoding ATP synthase F1 subunit delta, producing FIRTVFERERISILPDIAVSFTELADDRLGRVQVEVSTARDVSGEEKADIERKLSQKISGAASFTWNINAELLGGLVVNYGGRVIDGSLAGQLSRMENALMGAAVK